The segment gctgaaacatataaattaattcaatcacacgttactaaaattagtaaattaagcattaattactatttataaattttatatttaatattaagtaataatttttaattaataatatgattgaaataacagatatttggaacgcatatttaaaaataacaatagcaatattatttgttattcaaaaaatcgtggattgtGCATctctagggatgacgaatattttacgagcggctattacgtaaccaatatcataaagtcacaaataccagtgatcaatacttttcaaagaggggtgtgaatcaaatagggatgacgaatattttatgagcggttattacgtaaccaatatcaaaaagtcacaaataccagtgatcaatacttttctttgaggggtgtgattcaaataatagatacgatcttactggtgatattttgattacaggttttggatcacgatagaaactaacaatcgatacgatctgtctaATGgaaactagagatgcataatccacgattttttgaataacaaataatattgctattgtcatttttaaatatgcgttcaaaatatctgttatttcaatcatattattaattaaaaattattacttaatatttaatataacatttattaattgtaattaatacttaatttactaatttaatgaacgtgtgattgaattaatttatctgtttcagcttacttcttaaattttattttttttctcaaaactatttatttattagagtgaaccattttctggcaAAGATGAGttaataatatatgcaatttctttaaaatgtttactttagtcttatattctaccaatagatggtgccagcagtaaacagagtacatgtaatcaaagtcaatcatgtcacgagcaattaaaaatgatctgtatggaatagtgcatcatcaaatacgaatatcggtcacttccgttaagtggagcggtgacttcgcactttctaGTGAAGtctcgcactttccagtgaaatcaccgctccgataaatttcagtgatatgcaattcaatgatacgatacgataattccaataactggttcgttcacttttcaatccattcatagatttctctttttctgttttgttcgagagcttccattggacagatcgtatcgattgttactttccagtgaagtcaccgctccggcaaatttcagtgataccgtatcgattgttactttctatcgtgatccaaaacctgtaatcgaataTCATCAGTAaaatcgtatcaaggatttgattcacacccctctttgaaaagtattgatcacttgtatttgtgactttttgatattggttacgtaataaccgctctgaaaatattcgtcatccctactggaaactctcgaacaaaacagaaaaggagaaatctatgaatggattgaaaagtgaacggaccggttattggaattatcgtatcgttgacttgcatatcactgaaatttatcggagcggtgacttcattggaaagtgtgaagtcgccgctccacttcttgagagtaaccttgactttccgatattcgcgtttgatgatgcactattccatacaaatcctttttttattgcttgtgacttgattttgcatatattccgtttactgctggcgccatctattggtagaatatagaactaaagtaaacaatttaaagaaatgacatatatatttgattcaaatttttcagaaaatggtttattccaataatgaaattaaataaatagttttgaaaaaaaatcaaatttaagaaataagcggaaatagataaattaattcaatcacacgttacttaaattagtaaattaagtattaattgcaattattaaattttatatttaatattaaggaataatttttaattaatatgattgaaataacagatatttggatcaaatatttaaaaataacaatagcaaaattatttgttattcaaaaaatcgtggattatgcatctctaactTTTACTTATACAATCGCTTTTGGAAGCCAATGTCACTGATGAGTCGGGCGCTTCGCTCgctgcagaaaaatttattttttgattagtaATATATTTGTCTTCACATAGTAAGATATTATGCATTGCGTCAATATTTTGGTTTTTGCAGATTTTATgttgatacagaaaaaaagaactgaaacaaTTATTAGAAAGATATGTTGACAGACAGATTACATAGAAGGTTTAATTCAGCATTTTCcttctttaaagaaattgaaagatttttaaattgatcATATTTATATGAGGGATGATAAAAATTAGATTCATTcatgaagcatttttattttgcttgtttttgGACAAAAGACATTTAACTCTAgacgaattattatttttattgaaaacggAAGTGGAAGTTATGTTACATTTGTTGGGTTATTTCTTGCCTAGAAATCTAGTTTAATAACAGATTCTGGCTGCATGCATCTTAATTCGAAAAATGAAAGGAGTTTTTCTAAACTGGGAACTTCAGTCGTTGTCAGACTTAATTGGAGTAATCTTTGAGACtccttatcaattttattatttaacgcATGTAATATTATAGCATCAAATAAAGGAttagatacaaattttaaatttttttaaagctcataAATGATTTCTATCAGTATCGATAAATGATCTAATTTGAGTAGGATTTTCattgtgaaatttattaatcgaaagtatttcaatattattaattttagttttaaatgcgcCTCTTTGATTCGTGAGTGACATTTTAAAAAGCTATACCCCCGGCTCGACAGATCAGTTTTATGTTGTGGCGGCGGTAGGTCTAAGTATTGGCGGTATGCTAGCAAGTAATAAATTCGTCGATAGTGAACAATTCGAGAATAATGGACttaatccatattaattataaaaataaatttattacaattaacaCAGATAATGAAGCATAAACAATTACAAGGAAAGTAAAAGCACGTGTATTCTGTATGAGTAGGACTGATAaagtagaagtatttttttttcacaggatATAGGGGGCGGCACCAAACATTGAAATAGGAAGTGATAGGTGGTGCAAACAATAATTACCACCAAAAATTATGAGATAATATCGCTATTTATAGCGATATCGATCGTTGCAGGCAAAAGAAAATAGCGCATGTCTCTTTTACCACAAGCCTCTGATTTAAGCACTCGGCTTGAAATGGCTGATAAGAGATGGGAaacatcttcttttattttcgtatagaacgaattttagaattatatttacaaaattaatactgACAGGGTTATAAGTTAgccatttaatttgaaatatgctGGGTGATCGGTCAAGCTCTTCGAATTCAAAACGACGTCTCATATAGTTATGGAAGAAACGTGTAGCTACAGTAAATGATTATGATGAATTAATTGATACAAGTTACAACaccgaaataagaaaataactaaaaaataaacgcattattttattattggaaaaattttaattacgcatttttcttattggaaaagtacaatatcaaaaatgtacgccattccataaaaatatataggaaaaaaCGTTCATGGAGTAAGCTAAAATTGAAgaagatatttgcgattaaaattatgaactatcCTTGACGTGAAAAAGGCGtcatcctaaatttaaaaaatgtattctctgGCATGAAGCCTCaccatgcattttttaaagatttttttaattattatttttgtttattttcttcatggTTTAAATATTGGCTCCTCGTTGATTGATTAGGGGAAAAAACTGCATGAAAATATTGTGACAACTCTGTAATGtggcttcccagcacggttagttcaattaCTGCAAAGATCGGTTTACGGTGaactctgttggatgctgatcagCTACCGAGTCAGTGATCCTAGAGTTTGGCGACGaacgacaaaatagataatactggaagcTTCCACAATTTTAACgattgagccaataggaaccgtctctgcccgcctcccgggaacAATAAAAGGtcggcagtctcaagctgaagTCAGTCTTGTCGAGAGTCGTGCAACCAGTCGTTATCGTGGAAACAGTCAACGGCGAGTaattggatcagtccagcgaagagcaagcctcgtgtggagctcaagcgattgctgaattgagctgtgtgccgagtcctggagTGTATTAtgaaagcagcatcgagtcgtgtgtggagtagccagtcgtggagtagtgagtcggcagttagATACAGccaaagcgaggagacagtggagaattgcactCGTTTCGAGAGACCGTACAGAGAAGCTACGCAGTTtcccttctgctgaattctgactcgccgctttgtgtgctgtgattgttattactaccgattattgcttgtgggctactgtttgttgttaCTACTACAATGTGTTGCCGAttttcgtctcggctgtatatttgtcgtcGTGTTCAATAAACGTCGTCGTTTGTACTGAAAGACTGTTTATCGAAATCGACCAACAAATCGGAAAAGAACCCCGAAAATTTCCATAACAATACCAAtaacacatttttcaattaaGGGCAAACTCTCCGTCAAGTCAcggaaagttcataatttattCGCAAATGCCGTTGCCAATTTTACAATGaactccataaaaaaaaattatgatcgtTTCCTTTGGTCAcacagaatttcaaatattttagaacaaattcaatttttataaataattaaattaaaatcatacttcataaaattgcaatataaaatttttgatatttctgctGTAGAAATACTCGAgataatgtgtaaaaatatagaaaacatgtTACCTTTATTAAAAAGACTCGCGCTGATTTtattataagcaaatattaattataaaaaaataaatcaaaaaggtgAAAACGTCTCTCCCAAACCTCCCGCATAAATTTTTTAACCTTGGCCAAAATCCTGAACGttgaatgtatttatattaacgttccatttgaAAATCGCACTAGGCTATTCTAAAacgaatctcgtaattttgaaatccttttagATGATGAGGGAATCATATGGGCTATAATCATCCGTCTGTTCAAACTTCCATATCACACCAACAAACTTCTGATGCTCATAGTTTCAATCCGGTGCATAAGCATCTTACGAGTCGCATTATACTAAAGAAAACGGTGCTTATGTTTTCACCACATGTCATTCGCGAACATAGTTGCGAAACCGCCAATTAACGAGCGATCTTTGGCGATGAATTACAAGCCGCAGTTACCATATATGTATTTTGGGCGATTTTTCTTTTGccgattaaaaattaattcatttataatatgattattatattagataaatCATTGTTTCTTGAGTTGTtgatcttaattaaatatttgttgaactGTATATCTGTAGAATTAAAATTGTGATtgccattttatattatttgaaacgtTTACAGAttcgttttattctttcttttcttaaagttctttctttcattctgagtgcaaatgatataatttaaaaaatgcatcttttagattcaaggaggtctgaaaaGCGTCGAAATGTCCAGTtcgagttttatttattattattatattacttttttttttttttttttgtatatctcttacatcagaaaagttttaaaaaaaaagaaattatggttTGTAACAGAAAATTCCTTTGTTAAACTAGAAAAGATTAGTTACCCCAAAGTACAtatcctttaaataaataaaaacgttgtTCAGAAGTTCCCTTTATTACAAAATCGAATAATTTACATTCCCAGAATGAAGGTAAAAAGACCTTAATATGACATTTTACATTCagcattaaacaaaatatacCGAGTTCAATGTCcatataaatttccaaaaatgcaaTGGCAAGTCAAATTGCATTATCATTCACTAGAAAAGTCAGCAATATCAGTCAACTAATTTGCCAAATACAGGATGTGATGTCAAATATGTGAACGGAATTTACATACAACTGTGAATTCTCATTTATAATGTGTTGAAAATGATGGAGAGCAGGCTTAGACTATCAGGAAAATGACTTAACATACATCTAAATGACCCGAAACACTTCTATCCTTTGCATGATAACATAATACTCTATCttcattttcatcaataaaattaatttttcaataaaattgatatttgggaaaacagatttcaattttattttttatagtctatattttaaattataaattgcctgaaaacttattttaaacgAATTGTAGTCATATGTTTATAATGAAAAGGAAACAATGAATATTCTCTAAACAGAGAAAGTTACTCTCAGAATGATATGTTTCCGTGGAtgcaattgaaatgaaataattataactgaACATTGGCTACAGATGAAGAGTAAACAGCAGAAACGAATTCTCAAAAGTCATAAAATCAGTGCTATTTCATATTCGTAATTCCATTGATTGATATTATCAGAACAACTGAATGATAATTAGGACCGTAACGACTATTTTCGttagcttataaaattttatatttgtataaattaatttgagaCTTAAGTGTATATCAATATTTGTTCAACTTCGttggaattcaaaatattaagacaaattttgaattcacTCTATATGAAACAGTGAAACCAAGATTAATCCAACATAAACTTTCCGCAATGACGCATTCGTGAAAATGGGAGTTTCCGAATCCGAGTATGAACAAATATATAGGAAATTCAGCTTAAAAAATAACCTTGCAATcaattaataatggaaaaaaatagccccaaaacaagattttttacaatttaataagcagtatatttaaaaaaaattatccttatatataatatttttatctaatatttatgaGGTAATATGTCAaccaaaatattcataattttcccAAAATCTTCTTAAAGAAcgttaaaatgtatctttttacaGTTCTATAATAAATAACACGCTCAAAAATCacctacataattttttattttaaccttatatattccaaatttaaggaaaattttacaataacaattcgatacaaaatgtttcaatataaagAGCAGATTTGTAGCGGGAAaccatattatataaatttcataattgaaaGAATTCTGTACAAAGTCATATTTCAGCATATTagatttcatatttctaataataaatcacaaatttgaaaatcaaacaagGCACAAAATGACACAGAAGAAAACTTACACAAGTTATAGGCACAcacaaaagtaaaacaaaagtattttaatttaaaatactttttaatataacaaaaatttttaatggaaacattTTGATTCATGTGTATAAAAGACATTCACAAATAAACTAATCACTTGAAACTTAAACTAATCACAAATCACTTAATAAACTAATCCGAGGCTACAACAAACTGCAATTGTTGATTCCAAAACAATCTACTGATGTTCATAAACTTCAAACATGAATAGCTGCAGGGTTTCAAAGTATAATATTTGAGAAACTGAAAGGGTATGGAATGAGTTATCATATCGCTTTGATATTGTCTGTAGTTTATGAGGTGCTTCTAAAGAACATTTATAACTCTTTCGTTTAAATTTTCAACTGCTATTTGTAATTTCGGTTGAACAATAagtttaaaagttgttttgttttcttcaaaaGCCCTGCTAAGttggaatataaatttaagtataagAATTACCTCGTATAATAACAATGAATATGCATTATGCATTTTGcaatacaaaatagaatttcagAAGAGATTATTTCAACTTaacgattaaaataataagcCTTTATGGTCCTCGTTTTATAAAACTGTAACTTACTACAACATAGTTATTTAAAGTCTTTCTTTAAGATGAGGCGAAGCTTTTCTATTAACCAGCGCTTTATTGAATATCAGAGTTATGTAATTCATTTTCTATGATATGCTTTGGCAAATGTATCTTCAAAGAAATGGAAAGAGAGTATCTTATATTGCAGAAGTCTCATGCGGTTTTTTTTATCTAGTATGCGTTCGTAAATGTCTGTTTAAATTGCCCTTAACCGAAAAGGActtgttacaaaattcacatcCATACGGTTTCTCTCCAGTATGCGTACGTAAATGTTTTTTGCAACCATCCTTATCCGAAAAGGGTTTGTTACAAATTTCACATGCATACGGTTTGTCACCCGTATGCGTACGTAAATGTACTTTAAAATTACCGTTATGGGAAAAGGCTTTATTGCAAAACTCGCATGTAAAAAGTTTCTCTTGTGTATGCGTCAGAAAATGACTTTTCCAACACACCTTATCCGAAAAGGGTTTGTTACAATATTCACATACATacggtttctctcccgtatgcgTACGCAAATGTCTTTTCAAACTCCCCTTAACCGAAAAGGGTTTGTCACAAAATTCACACGCATACGGTTTCTCTCCAGTATGCGTACGTAAATGTTTTTTGTAACCATCCTTATCCGAAAAgggtttgttacaaaattcacatgcaTACGGTTTGTCACCCGTATGCGTAcgtaaatgtacttttaaattacCGTTCTGGGAAAAGGCTTTATTGCAAAATTCGCATGTAAAAAGTTTCTCTTGTGTATGCGTCCGTAAATGTCTTTTCAAACTCCCCTTAACCGAAAAgggtttgttacaaaattcacatgcatacggtttctctcccgtatgcgtacgtaaatgtttttttaaactccCCTTAATCGAAAAgggtttgttacaaaattcacatgtaAACGGTTTTTCTCCATTATGTGTAcgtaaatgtacttttaaactGCCGTCGTGGGAAAAGGCTTTACTGCAAAACTCACATGTAAACAGTTTCTCTTGTGAATGCGTCAGTAAATGTCTTTTCCAACACACCTTATCCAAAAAggatttgttacaaaattcacatacatacggtttctctcccgtatgtgTACGCAAATGTCTTTTCAAACTAAACTTATGTGAAAAGGGtatgttacaaaattcacatgcaTACGGTTTCTCTCCAGTATGCGTACGTAAATGTACTTTTAATTGCCTGTTTTCGGAAAAGGCTTTATTGCAAAACTCGCAGGTAAACTGTTTCTCTAGTGTATGTAtcaataaatgtcttttaaaattccCCTTCGCCGAAAatagtttattacaaaattcacaaGCATACGGTTTTTCACCCGTATGCAGACGTAAATGTACCTTTAAATTACTGTTTTGTGAAAAGGTTTCCTTGCAAAACTcgcatttaaacattttctcttgTGTAAGCGCCCGTAAATGTCTTTCGAAATTGGAAATCATAGAAAAGACTTTGTTACGCAAAAGTTGCAAGCGTTGggggaaaaatgctttattacaaaTGTCACACGTATGTGGTTTCTGTTTAGTATGCACCAGTAATCGTTTCTTTAAATTCGGAAGCTgagaaaatatcacaaaatttgaaagcatATGGTTTCTCTACTAAGTGGTCAATGAGAAAATGCCGTTTTTAAAACACTTCTTTCTGCATATCAGGAGCATGAGACGTCTCTTTAATTCCAGTTTGCCAGTAAAATTTTCAcgacaaatataatttaaatgcctCTGTCC is part of the Argiope bruennichi chromosome 10, qqArgBrue1.1, whole genome shotgun sequence genome and harbors:
- the LOC129987875 gene encoding gastrula zinc finger protein XlCGF57.1-like — encoded protein: MLSNFVIFSQLPNLKKRLLVHTKQKPHTCDICNKAFFPQRLQLLRNKVFSMISNFERHLRALTQEKMFKCEFCKETFSQNSNLKVHLRLHTGEKPYACEFCNKLFSAKGNFKRHLLIHTLEKQFTCEFCNKAFSENRQLKVHLRTHTGEKPYACEFCNIPFSHKFSLKRHLRTHTGEKPYVCEFCNKSFLDKVCWKRHLLTHSQEKLFTCEFCSKAFSHDGSLKVHLRTHNGEKPFTCEFCNKPFSIKGSLKKHLRTHTGEKPYACEFCNKPFSVKGSLKRHLRTHTQEKLFTCEFCNKAFSQNGNLKVHLRTHTGDKPYACEFCNKPFSDKDGYKKHLRTHTGEKPYACEFCDKPFSVKGSLKRHLRTHTGEKPYVCEYCNKPFSDKVCWKSHFLTHTQEKLFTCEFCNKAFSHNGNFKVHLRTHTGDKPYACEICNKPFSDKDGCKKHLRTHTGEKPYGCEFCNKSFSVKGNLNRHLRTHTR